One window of the Acaryochloris sp. CCMEE 5410 genome contains the following:
- a CDS encoding glycosyltransferase family 10 domain-containing protein yields the protein MIKLYRLDSMKYTPFAVNNAKANNFFRQHNIEFTDSASDCDLFITRRNPGIRKRINLMIKYGDHPILLWTHEPRFNTDFCAQLKSYSILPKFYIMNVYTGDIHISNYTIYSWAIREKVPLIQKINNSAFLNKTRCIAFLSTYIPQPEKFTLTKDNRNINLTEIRQNLGIAGYRKGLVDIYGKDWPNGMSVGESRNDNWLDSKQDILKKYDFNLCLENTNFDYYCTEKIWDSIAGSCLPIYFGKYNRIYETFPKNSFIDVADFYPHEDIFNFVENMTEDEYIERLNLCISVYNNLADNRDRIKYKYQKMLVNIIERINEILS from the coding sequence ATGATTAAACTATATCGTTTAGATTCAATGAAATATACCCCTTTTGCAGTTAATAATGCAAAAGCAAATAATTTCTTCAGACAACACAATATTGAATTTACTGATAGTGCTAGCGATTGTGATCTATTTATCACTCGCCGAAACCCAGGAATTCGGAAAAGAATAAATTTGATGATTAAATACGGTGATCATCCAATTCTCCTTTGGACTCATGAGCCTCGCTTTAATACTGATTTTTGTGCTCAATTAAAGTCTTATTCAATATTACCAAAGTTTTATATTATGAATGTATATACAGGCGATATTCATATTAGTAATTATACAATTTACTCATGGGCAATTCGAGAAAAAGTTCCATTAATACAGAAGATTAATAACTCAGCATTTTTGAATAAAACGCGATGTATTGCTTTTCTAAGCACATATATTCCTCAGCCTGAAAAATTTACCTTAACTAAAGATAATCGCAATATTAATTTAACAGAAATTCGCCAGAATTTAGGTATTGCTGGTTATCGAAAAGGGCTTGTTGACATATATGGAAAAGATTGGCCTAATGGCATGTCAGTTGGAGAATCAAGAAATGATAATTGGCTAGATTCAAAGCAAGATATACTGAAGAAATATGATTTTAACTTGTGTCTTGAAAATACTAATTTTGACTATTATTGTACTGAAAAAATTTGGGACAGTATTGCAGGAAGTTGTCTTCCAATTTATTTTGGTAAATACAACCGCATCTATGAGACTTTTCCTAAGAATAGCTTTATAGATGTTGCCGATTTTTATCCACATGAGGATATATTTAATTTTGTTGAAAATATGACTGAAGATGAGTATATTGAACGCTTGAATCTATGTATTAGTGTTTACAATAACTTGGCTGATAATCGTGACAGAATTAAATATAAGTATCAAAAAATGCTTGTAAATATTATTGAACGCATCAATGAAATTCTTTCCTAA
- a CDS encoding IS1 family transposase (programmed frameshift), with the protein MLSSDGKTSKGSQRYRCPHCHQTFSETFDTLYYRRQISSETIQTILQSHAEGSNLRGLSRITGVAYNPCVSVIRSASHKAQMIHNQDVQAVSTDVINADELWSFVKKQKPCDPEELSVGDCWIALSLAKDSGLVLSGRIGKHTDELAQELIENTEGKTACHHWQTDGWEGYSRQLADEVIHQVSKALTQRLERTNGILRQQTGRWHRRQNKFGKVWQQSAVTLRLVLTYFNWIWCHSRFKNTAAQRAGLTEHPWEWQDLATYPTLC; encoded by the exons ATCCTATCTTCTGACGGTAAAACCAGTAAAGGCAGCCAACGTTACCGTTGCCCCCACTGTCACCAAACCTTCAGTGAGACCTTTGATACCCTTTATTATCGCCGTCAGATTTCTTCTGAAACCATCCAGACCATCCTTCAATCTCATGCTGAAGGCAGTAACCTCAGAGGCCTATCCCGCATCACAGGTGTGGCTTACAACCCTTGTGTGAGTGTGATTCGTTCAGCGAGCCATAAAGCCCAAATGATTCACAACCAAGACGTTCAGGCCGTTTCGACTGACGTCATCAATGCAGATGAGTTGTGGTCCTTTGTC AAAAAGCAAAAGCCCTGTGACCCGGAAGAGTTGAGCGTCGGTGATTGCTGGATAGCGTTGAGTCTCGCCAAAGACAGTGGCTTGGTGCTCAGTGGCCGTATTGGCAAACATACCGACGAACTCGCTCAAGAATTAATTGAGAATACCGAAGGCAAAACTGCCTGTCACCATTGGCAAACCGATGGCTGGGAAGGGTATTCACGACAATTAGCCGATGAGGTGATCCATCAAGTGAGTAAAGCTCTGACACAGCGCTTAGAGCGGACCAATGGCATACTACGCCAACAGACCGGGCGCTGGCATCGGCGTCAGAACAAGTTTGGTAAAGTCTGGCAACAGAGTGCAGTGACATTAAGACTGGTGCTGACTTATTTCAATTGGATCTGGTGCCACTCTCGATTCAAGAACACGGCTGCCCAACGGGCTGGACTGACGGAGCATCCTTGGGAATGGCAAGATTTAGCCACCTATCCCACACTTTGTTGA
- a CDS encoding IS1 family transposase (programmed frameshift) translates to MECPYCLSEKILKRGFDSLQDGTLVQRYQCKDCNRRFNERTGTPMARLRTASSVVSYAIKARTEGMGIRAAGRTFGKSHTTIMRWEKRLADQAQNWSPPAPAASDVTVEGDEVYTRVGKNLPPSQSQGWTIHFLERESRYWLTAQAGLKDAQPFANGVYSAWEWVKACDGIRWFTDGERRYGQELWKLANVYLNGEECHPDYGHRKVWREGLEVAMKVKGSQGNRRVEWVKAEHPFTAISLGSEVHANHNEAHNAALRRRCSAYRRRQNLYAKKRSGLQRVLDVQRLIHNWVRPHWGLSKQTTPAMEMGFCSRPLSTLELLTNKGFRYVPC, encoded by the exons ATGGAATGCCCATATTGTCTAAGCGAGAAGATCCTAAAGCGCGGCTTTGATAGCCTGCAAGATGGGACATTAGTCCAGCGATATCAGTGTAAGGATTGCAATCGGCGTTTCAACGAACGCACGGGTACCCCAATGGCTCGCTTACGCACCGCTAGTTCAGTAGTGAGCTATGCCATCAAAGCTCGCACCGAAGGGATGGGTATTCGTGCTGCAGGTCGAACTTTCGGTAAATCTCATACCACCATTATGCGTTGGGAAAAACGCCTAGCAGACCAAGCACAGAACTGGTCACCTCCCGCACCAGCAGCCTCTGATGTGACGGTAGAAGGGGATGAAGTTTACACGCGTGTAGGCAAAAATCTTCCCCCCAGCCAATCCCAGGGCTGGACCATCCATTTCCTTGAACGCGAAAGCCGCTATTGGTTGACAGCACAAGCTGGCCTCAAGGATGCACAAC CTTTTGCAAATGGCGTTTACTCAGCTTGGGAGTGGGTCAAAGCCTGTGATGGGATTCGATGGTTTACCGATGGTGAGAGGCGTTATGGACAAGAACTTTGGAAGCTCGCCAATGTCTATCTCAATGGTGAGGAGTGTCATCCTGACTATGGGCATCGCAAGGTTTGGCGAGAGGGGTTAGAAGTCGCGATGAAAGTTAAAGGGTCTCAGGGGAATCGGCGAGTAGAGTGGGTGAAAGCAGAGCATCCCTTTACCGCTATCAGTCTAGGGTCTGAGGTCCATGCCAATCATAATGAGGCTCACAATGCTGCCTTGAGGAGACGATGTAGTGCTTATCGAAGACGGCAGAATCTCTACGCTAAGAAGCGGTCGGGGTTACAGCGAGTGCTAGATGTACAACGCCTGATTCATAACTGGGTTAGACCCCATTGGGGGCTCAGTAAGCAGACCACACCAGCAATGGAGATGGGATTTTGTTCTCGTCCGTTGAGCACACTAGAACTCCTCACCAATAAAGGGTTTAGGTATGTGCCCTGTTAG